From a region of the Lentilactobacillus curieae genome:
- the phoU gene encoding phosphate signaling complex protein PhoU: MRALFEDELKKLHVRFSEMGINVSEQIYRATKAFVDHDKQLAQEVIDYDNETNDDEMGLEKQALELIALQQPVATDFRVIISILKASSDLERVGDHAVGIARETIREKGSQRVPEIENQISKMSDEIREMLSGVLDAYAANDDAKATAVAKKDIEVDKHYIEIRDAITKAVAGDSTTAAATSSYLLVIKLLERIGDHLVNISEWIVYSSAGKIVELNPGKSDPELLSRIMGGK, from the coding sequence ATGAGAGCATTATTTGAAGACGAACTAAAGAAACTACACGTTAGATTTTCCGAAATGGGAATTAACGTTAGTGAACAAATTTATCGAGCAACTAAAGCATTTGTGGATCATGATAAGCAACTTGCTCAAGAAGTTATCGATTACGACAATGAAACTAATGATGATGAGATGGGACTAGAAAAACAGGCACTTGAGTTGATTGCTTTGCAGCAGCCTGTGGCAACTGATTTTAGAGTGATTATTAGTATTTTAAAGGCATCCTCTGACTTGGAACGGGTTGGGGATCATGCAGTTGGGATTGCGCGAGAGACCATTAGGGAAAAAGGAAGTCAGCGAGTTCCCGAAATTGAAAACCAAATTAGTAAAATGTCTGACGAAATCCGCGAAATGCTCTCAGGAGTTCTGGATGCGTATGCTGCTAATGACGATGCCAAGGCCACTGCAGTGGCAAAAAAGGACATCGAAGTTGATAAGCATTACATTGAAATCCGTGATGCAATTACGAAAGCCGTGGCGGGAGACTCTACAACAGCCGCTGCGACATCCAGTTACTTACTTGTTATCAAGTTGCTCGAACGAATTGGTGATCATTTGGTCAATATTTCTGAATGGATTGTATATAGTTCAGCGGGTAAAATTGTGGAGCTCAATCCTGGTAAGTCTGATCCGGAATTGTTAAGTCGAATAATGGGCGGGAAGTAA
- a CDS encoding nucleoside 2-deoxyribosyltransferase — MANYQNKVYLASPFFSEGQKNRIKEVVELLKQNPTIDSEGIFIPEDHQFEAEPFGTFKWQDAVFASDMRQVHKADVVVAILDYQTEEGNPEPDSGTIFEIGAAFEHNTPVIMVQFETAHKLNLMLARSYTAFFNGKDDIQNLKKYDFNNLEQKYSTMEVF, encoded by the coding sequence ATGGCAAACTATCAGAACAAAGTCTACCTCGCCTCACCATTCTTTTCAGAAGGGCAAAAGAACCGTATCAAGGAGGTTGTTGAGCTATTAAAGCAAAACCCAACCATTGATAGCGAAGGAATCTTCATTCCTGAGGACCACCAGTTTGAAGCAGAACCCTTCGGAACATTTAAATGGCAGGATGCCGTATTTGCTTCAGATATGCGTCAAGTTCACAAAGCAGACGTAGTGGTTGCCATTTTAGATTACCAAACTGAAGAGGGTAATCCAGAACCAGATTCTGGCACCATCTTTGAAATCGGTGCAGCTTTTGAACACAATACCCCCGTTATCATGGTACAGTTTGAAACTGCTCACAAGTTAAACCTAATGCTAGCTAGAAGCTACACTGCCTTCTTTAACGGCAAAGATGATATCCAAAATTTGAAGAAGTACGACTTCAATAATTTGGAACAAAAGTACTCCACAATGGAAGTATTTTAA
- a CDS encoding zinc-binding alcohol dehydrogenase family protein — MKAIGYTEHLPIQNSNSLIDIEVPKPTPQGHDLLVKINAVSVNPVDIAVRTNNEKLTSPKVIGWDAVGIVSEIGNDVSLFKVGDRVFYAGSFIRPGSNSEFQLVDERIVGIAPKKLDDAHAAAMPLTSLTAWEALFEQMNINPTDKNANQGKTLLINNGAGGVGSIATQLAHLAGLTVIASASRPETIEWVKEHEADYVVDHHKNFVDQVRELGFHYVDYILDLKGLDQHWNEFAELIVPSGKIVSITGSRQPLDLTILKQKRATFAWEWMYTKSKYQTADMISQHDILNQISQMLDSGIIKSTLTEQLAPINAQNLRKGHALVEANKMIGKVVITND; from the coding sequence GGGGCATGATTTACTAGTTAAAATCAACGCCGTTTCAGTTAATCCTGTCGACATTGCAGTGCGGACTAACAACGAGAAGCTAACGTCTCCAAAAGTAATCGGCTGGGATGCCGTGGGTATCGTTTCTGAAATTGGAAACGATGTTTCGCTATTTAAAGTTGGTGACCGAGTATTTTATGCGGGTTCATTTATTAGGCCCGGCAGTAATAGTGAATTTCAACTAGTTGATGAGCGAATCGTTGGCATTGCTCCTAAAAAGTTGGATGATGCACATGCGGCAGCAATGCCACTAACTTCGTTAACCGCCTGGGAAGCTTTATTTGAACAGATGAACATTAACCCGACCGATAAAAACGCAAACCAGGGAAAAACTTTGCTAATCAATAATGGTGCTGGTGGCGTTGGCTCAATTGCAACCCAACTCGCACATCTAGCAGGGTTAACAGTGATTGCCTCAGCATCACGACCCGAAACCATTGAATGGGTCAAAGAGCATGAGGCTGACTATGTAGTGGATCACCACAAAAACTTTGTGGACCAGGTTCGCGAACTAGGTTTTCATTATGTAGACTATATTCTAGATCTGAAAGGGCTTGACCAGCATTGGAATGAGTTTGCTGAACTGATTGTGCCAAGCGGGAAGATAGTTTCAATTACTGGAAGCAGACAGCCACTTGATTTAACCATCTTAAAACAAAAACGGGCAACATTTGCTTGGGAGTGGATGTACACAAAGTCTAAATATCAAACTGCAGATATGATTAGCCAACACGATATTTTGAACCAAATCTCCCAAATGCTAGATAGTGGGATTATCAAAAGCACACTTACAGAGCAGTTGGCACCGATCAATGCCCAAAACCTACGTAAAGGTCATGCATTGGTAGAAGCTAACAAAATGATTGGCAAAGTAGTAATCACGAACGATTAA